The following are encoded together in the Pectobacterium wasabiae CFBP 3304 genome:
- the rep gene encoding DNA helicase Rep yields the protein MRLNPSQQHAVEFVTGPCLVLAGAGSGKTRVITNKIAHLIRQCGYQARHIAAVTFTNKAAREMKERVAQTLGRKETRGLMIATFHTLGLEIIKREYAALGMKSNFSLFDDQDQMALLKELTEQWLENDKALLQQLISTISNWKNDLIDPAGAAAMARSERDKLFVHCYSLYHEHLRACNVLDFDDLILLPTLLLKQNAEVRERWQNRLRYLLVDEYQDTNTSQYELVKLLVGTRARFTVVGDDDQSIYSWRGARPQNLVLLQQDFPALDVIKLEQNYRSSGRILKAANILIANNPHVFEKRLFSELGYGDELKVITANNEDHEAERVVGELIAHHFIKKTQYGDYAILYRGNHQSRLFEKMLMQNRIPYRISGGTSFFSRPEIKDLLAYLRVLTNPDDDSAFLRIVNTPKREIGPATMKKLGEWAGQRNKGLFSASFDFGLGQSLTGRGLESLQRFTQWMEGISRLAEREPVAAVRDLIHGLDYESWLYETSPSPKAAEMRMKNVNQLFSWMTEMLEGSDLDEPMTLTQVVTRFTLRDMMERGESEEELDQVQLMTLHASKGLEFPYVFLVGMEEGLLPHQSSIDEDNVDEERRLAYVGITRAQRELFFTLCKERRQYGELMRPEPSRFLLELPQDDVVWETERKVVSAQERMQKGQTNVANIRAMLAKAKGE from the coding sequence ATGCGCTTAAACCCCAGCCAACAACATGCCGTCGAATTCGTCACCGGACCTTGTCTGGTACTGGCGGGCGCAGGCTCCGGCAAGACCCGCGTTATCACCAATAAAATTGCGCACCTTATCCGTCAGTGTGGCTATCAGGCTCGGCACATTGCTGCTGTGACGTTTACCAACAAAGCGGCGCGTGAAATGAAGGAGCGTGTGGCGCAAACGCTGGGGCGTAAAGAGACGCGCGGGCTAATGATTGCGACATTCCATACGCTGGGGTTAGAGATCATCAAGCGTGAATATGCCGCGCTGGGTATGAAATCTAATTTTTCTCTGTTTGACGATCAGGATCAAATGGCGCTGCTGAAAGAGCTTACGGAGCAGTGGCTAGAAAATGATAAGGCTCTGCTGCAACAGTTGATCTCAACGATCTCAAACTGGAAAAACGATCTGATCGACCCTGCTGGTGCGGCTGCGATGGCACGATCCGAACGCGATAAGCTGTTTGTGCATTGCTACTCGCTTTATCACGAACACCTGCGTGCCTGTAACGTGCTGGATTTCGACGATCTCATTCTGCTGCCCACGCTGTTGCTAAAGCAGAATGCCGAAGTGCGTGAACGCTGGCAGAACCGCTTACGCTACCTGCTGGTGGATGAATATCAGGACACCAACACCAGTCAGTACGAGCTGGTTAAGCTGCTGGTTGGCACCCGCGCACGTTTTACCGTCGTCGGCGATGACGATCAGTCTATTTACTCCTGGCGCGGCGCACGGCCACAAAATCTGGTGTTATTACAGCAGGATTTCCCTGCGCTTGACGTGATCAAACTGGAACAAAACTACCGCTCATCCGGGCGTATTCTGAAAGCCGCCAATATTCTCATCGCTAATAACCCACACGTCTTTGAAAAGCGGCTGTTCTCGGAGCTGGGTTACGGTGATGAGCTCAAAGTGATTACCGCCAACAATGAGGATCACGAAGCCGAGCGTGTCGTTGGTGAACTGATTGCCCATCACTTTATTAAAAAGACCCAGTACGGCGACTATGCCATTTTGTATCGTGGTAACCACCAGTCGCGTCTATTTGAAAAGATGCTGATGCAGAACCGTATTCCGTATCGTATCTCCGGCGGCACGTCCTTTTTCTCTCGACCTGAAATCAAGGATTTGCTGGCTTACCTGCGTGTATTGACTAACCCGGACGATGACAGCGCGTTTTTACGCATTGTGAACACGCCCAAACGTGAGATTGGTCCAGCGACGATGAAGAAGCTGGGCGAGTGGGCAGGGCAACGTAATAAAGGCTTGTTCAGCGCGAGTTTTGATTTCGGGTTGGGCCAGTCGCTGACGGGTCGTGGGCTAGAATCCCTGCAACGGTTTACACAGTGGATGGAGGGCATTTCCCGGCTTGCGGAGCGTGAGCCTGTTGCCGCCGTGCGTGACTTGATTCATGGGTTAGACTACGAAAGTTGGCTGTATGAAACCTCACCGAGTCCAAAAGCAGCAGAAATGCGGATGAAGAACGTCAATCAGCTATTCAGTTGGATGACTGAAATGCTCGAAGGCTCCGATCTGGACGAACCCATGACGTTGACGCAGGTGGTGACGCGCTTTACGCTACGGGACATGATGGAGCGTGGTGAAAGTGAGGAGGAATTAGATCAGGTACAGCTAATGACGCTACATGCATCCAAAGGACTGGAGTTTCCATACGTCTTTTTGGTTGGGATGGAAGAGGGCCTATTGCCGCACCAGAGCAGTATTGATGAAGACAACGTTGACGAAGAGCGGCGTTTGGCATACGTGGGGATTACGCGCGCCCAACGTGAGCTGTTCTTCACGCTGTGTAAAGAACGTCGCCAGTATGGCGAACTCATGCGCCCAGAACCGAGTCGTTTCCTGCTTGAACTGCCGCAAGATGATGTGGTGTGGGAAACGGAAAGAAAAGTCGTTAGCGCACAAGAGCGTATGCAGAAAGGTCAAACGAACGTCGCTAATATTCGGGCGATGTTGGCGAAAGCAAAAGGGGAGTAG